Proteins found in one Streptomyces sp. CB09001 genomic segment:
- a CDS encoding molybdenum cofactor biosysynthesis protein: MSTPGSPPREVEVVQLLVSPVHRYAGRPADGAAADPDGGLVEQVEVRSRLGIVGDRYFARPAHRDAAVTVMAVEGLPFGADLGQTRRNVLLRGIDIDSFIGRTIELDSGDGPVALAVNRAARPCAWMDAVIGPGAQRALRGKGGVRCTPLTDGVIRVGKARFRVLEQPDDGT, from the coding sequence ATGAGTACCCCCGGCAGCCCTCCCCGCGAGGTGGAGGTCGTTCAGCTGCTCGTCTCGCCGGTGCACCGGTACGCCGGACGCCCGGCCGACGGCGCGGCGGCGGACCCGGACGGTGGCCTGGTCGAGCAGGTCGAGGTGCGCAGCCGGCTGGGGATCGTCGGCGACCGCTACTTCGCCCGGCCGGCGCACCGGGACGCGGCAGTCACCGTGATGGCCGTGGAAGGCCTGCCCTTCGGCGCCGATCTCGGGCAGACCCGCCGAAACGTCCTGCTCCGTGGCATCGACATCGACTCCTTCATCGGCCGGACCATCGAACTCGACAGCGGCGACGGCCCCGTGGCGCTGGCGGTCAACCGAGCCGCACGGCCCTGCGCATGGATGGACGCCGTCATCGGGCCGGGCGCACAGCGGGCACTGCGGGGCAAGGGCGGTGTCCGGTGCACACCGCTGACCGACGGTGTGATCCGTGTCGGCAAAGCACGCTTTCGCGTCCTGGAGCAGCCCGACGACGGCACGTAG
- a CDS encoding DUF6510 family protein, with protein MTPTRTDEPDADGVPDGHIDGNALAGPLSEVFAVDVTAATSRCAHCGCTGPLARLYVYDKAPGLVARCQQCGGVVLRMVRARGAACLDMTGVGLLSIPLGEAGVQGA; from the coding sequence ATGACGCCGACGAGGACGGATGAACCGGACGCGGACGGCGTCCCTGACGGACACATCGACGGAAACGCTCTGGCGGGTCCCCTCTCCGAGGTGTTCGCCGTCGACGTCACCGCCGCGACGAGCCGGTGCGCACACTGCGGCTGTACGGGTCCGCTCGCCCGCCTGTACGTGTACGACAAGGCCCCGGGCCTCGTCGCGCGCTGTCAGCAGTGCGGCGGAGTCGTGCTGCGCATGGTGCGTGCGAGGGGCGCCGCATGCCTCGACATGACCGGCGTCGGCCTGCTGTCGATCCCGCTGGGGGAGGCGGGCGTCCAAGGGGCCTGA
- a CDS encoding ferredoxin reductase: protein MAGTAVPGRLGERLRWRVAEVTGRRAESATAVTLELDVPEWPGHTAGQHVDVRLTAEDGYSTQRSYSIASAPGEGRLELTVQRLPDGEVSPYLVDGLAPGDQLELRGPVGGWFVWHHRQTEPVLLVAGGSGLVPLMSMVRAREAAGSRTPFRLLYSVRTPEDLLYRSELRMGAPGLDTTLLYTRETPADAPRPPGRITPDDLARKGWPPDFEPTCYVCGPTGFVEKAAAYLVLLGHAPERVRTERFGDSGG, encoded by the coding sequence ATGGCGGGAACAGCGGTACCAGGGAGACTAGGAGAGCGGCTCCGGTGGCGAGTCGCCGAGGTGACCGGCCGCCGGGCGGAATCCGCCACAGCGGTGACACTGGAGCTCGACGTACCCGAGTGGCCCGGGCACACGGCCGGCCAGCACGTGGACGTCAGGCTGACCGCGGAGGACGGGTACAGCACCCAGCGCAGCTACTCCATCGCCTCCGCGCCCGGGGAAGGCCGCCTCGAGCTCACTGTCCAGCGCCTGCCCGACGGTGAGGTGTCGCCCTATCTGGTCGACGGACTCGCCCCCGGCGACCAGCTGGAACTGCGCGGCCCGGTCGGTGGCTGGTTCGTCTGGCACCACAGGCAGACGGAGCCGGTACTGCTCGTGGCGGGCGGCTCCGGCCTCGTCCCGCTGATGAGCATGGTCCGCGCTCGCGAGGCAGCCGGCAGCAGGACGCCGTTTCGGCTCCTGTACTCCGTGAGGACCCCCGAAGACCTGCTGTACCGCTCCGAGCTCCGCATGGGGGCTCCGGGGCTGGACACCACCCTTCTCTACACCCGGGAGACGCCCGCCGACGCGCCGCGCCCTCCCGGTCGCATCACGCCCGACGATCTTGCACGAAAGGGCTGGCCCCCCGACTTCGAGCCGACCTGCTATGTGTGCGGGCCCACGGGGTTCGTCGAGAAGGCGGCCGCCTATCTGGTGTTGCTCGGACACGCGCCGGAGCGTGTCCGCACCGAACGCTTCGGCGACAGTGGAGGTTGA
- a CDS encoding molybdopterin-dependent oxidoreductase: MAIVSRGFHGRRPLESARLPPGQYETTSFPVLSAGPTPRVPRETWELSVTTETGQRRTWDWDGLMALPAESPTVDLHCVTKWSKFGTEWRGVSLDVLLADVETAAEHVLVGSYGGYTTNIPLADLLDGKAWIAYGYGGGDLTPEHGGPARLLVPHLYLWKSAKWVRDIRLTESDVPGFWEGAGYHNYGDPWREQRYQGD, encoded by the coding sequence ATGGCCATCGTCTCGCGAGGTTTCCACGGCCGAAGGCCGCTCGAAAGTGCCAGACTGCCGCCCGGTCAGTACGAGACCACCAGCTTCCCCGTGCTGTCCGCCGGACCCACCCCCCGTGTGCCACGGGAGACCTGGGAGCTGTCCGTCACCACGGAGACGGGGCAGCGGCGCACATGGGACTGGGACGGCCTGATGGCCCTGCCGGCGGAGTCCCCGACGGTCGACCTGCACTGCGTGACCAAATGGTCGAAGTTCGGCACCGAATGGCGGGGCGTCTCCCTGGACGTCCTGCTGGCGGACGTGGAGACCGCGGCGGAGCACGTCCTCGTCGGCTCCTACGGCGGCTACACCACCAACATTCCGCTCGCCGATCTGCTCGACGGCAAGGCATGGATCGCCTACGGATACGGCGGCGGTGACCTGACGCCCGAGCACGGAGGGCCCGCACGGCTCCTCGTCCCGCACCTGTACCTGTGGAAGTCGGCGAAGTGGGTGCGGGACATCCGGCTGACAGAGAGCGACGTCCCCGGCTTCTGGGAAGGCGCCGGCTACCACAACTACGGAGACCCATGGCGGGAACAGCGGTACCAGGGAGACTAG
- a CDS encoding DUF5709 domain-containing protein, translating into MTASDDFPSFEDPSASNPLRSQEGYDEDELGEDVLDRGYSPAESPFAVNDWGLTAREGASHEDLTHRLRRELPENDPSDDDGDGLGDTVGTDGELIDDQVGAKRAGRLLGRDTGIATTGYDGDDYWARDVGIDGGASSAEEAAVHIVPDADDDY; encoded by the coding sequence ATGACTGCTTCTGACGATTTCCCCTCCTTCGAGGATCCCTCGGCCTCCAACCCACTCCGCTCGCAGGAGGGGTACGACGAGGACGAGCTCGGCGAGGACGTTCTCGACCGGGGCTACTCGCCGGCCGAATCACCGTTCGCCGTCAACGACTGGGGACTCACCGCAAGAGAGGGAGCTTCCCACGAGGACCTCACGCACCGGCTGCGGCGGGAGCTCCCCGAGAACGACCCGTCCGACGACGACGGCGACGGGCTCGGCGACACGGTCGGTACGGATGGAGAGCTCATCGACGACCAGGTCGGCGCCAAGCGGGCGGGGCGCCTCCTGGGCCGGGACACCGGCATCGCGACCACCGGCTACGACGGTGACGACTACTGGGCGCGGGACGTCGGCATCGACGGCGGCGCGTCCTCCGCGGAGGAGGCGGCCGTCCACATCGTGCCGGACGCGGACGACGACTACTGA
- a CDS encoding SDR family oxidoreductase, with product MAYSLKDKHVLIVGAGSDITAALATDLLEEGARITLAGRNIEKAAVAANALGDKVRPVALDLSDEGSVQAAADQVRATGGLDHLVSVATERTNGPVASLERRALLAAFDAKVLGPILLAKHFAPMIAEEGSLLFFSGLGAWRPSPGGVVMAATNGSVSALASALAVELAPTRVNAISPGVITTSAWNTAVPDKNELFQRVAASAPARRVGEPSDVAAATLALLTNPFITGETLHVDGGARWA from the coding sequence ATGGCGTATTCGCTGAAGGACAAGCACGTTCTGATCGTGGGAGCCGGCTCGGACATCACTGCCGCCCTGGCCACCGATCTCCTGGAAGAGGGCGCGCGGATCACCCTCGCGGGCCGGAACATCGAGAAGGCGGCCGTCGCGGCGAACGCCCTCGGGGACAAGGTCCGGCCTGTCGCCCTCGACCTGTCGGACGAGGGGTCGGTCCAGGCGGCCGCGGATCAGGTCAGGGCCACCGGCGGGCTCGACCACCTTGTCAGCGTCGCCACGGAACGGACCAACGGGCCGGTCGCCTCCCTCGAGCGCCGCGCGCTGCTCGCGGCCTTCGACGCCAAGGTCCTCGGACCGATCCTGCTGGCCAAGCACTTCGCCCCGATGATCGCGGAGGAGGGCTCGCTGCTGTTCTTCTCCGGCCTGGGTGCGTGGCGGCCGTCACCGGGAGGCGTCGTGATGGCGGCCACCAACGGCAGCGTCAGCGCGCTCGCATCCGCTCTCGCGGTTGAACTGGCGCCCACGCGCGTCAACGCCATCTCGCCCGGAGTGATCACCACCAGCGCGTGGAACACCGCGGTACCCGACAAGAACGAGTTGTTCCAGCGGGTCGCGGCCTCCGCGCCGGCGCGCCGTGTCGGGGAGCCCTCCGACGTCGCGGCCGCCACCCTCGCACTGCTGACCAACCCTTTCATCACCGGCGAGACCCTCCACGTCGACGGCGGAGCGCGCTGGGCCTGA
- a CDS encoding NAD(P)-binding domain-containing protein codes for MSSISIIGLGNMARTIAARAVAGGNAVEVIGRDAARAKNLAEALGSGTTAGTSGTAPAGDIVILAVPHDNAVPVVAQYGHALAGKVIIDITNAFNSDATRLTTAAGTSIAQEVAKVAPAGAHVVKAFNTVFGHVLAQGRPLDVLLAGDDAQAKATVSAFVKSLGLRPLDTGSLEMARWLEGTGLLMMGLGRYGAGNFNFTLGVNTSA; via the coding sequence ATGAGCAGCATCAGCATCATCGGCCTGGGAAACATGGCCCGCACCATCGCCGCCCGGGCGGTCGCAGGCGGCAACGCCGTCGAGGTCATCGGCCGCGACGCGGCCAGGGCCAAGAACCTGGCCGAGGCCCTCGGCAGCGGCACCACGGCCGGGACGTCCGGCACCGCACCGGCCGGCGACATCGTCATACTCGCCGTGCCGCACGACAACGCGGTGCCGGTCGTGGCCCAGTACGGGCACGCGCTGGCCGGCAAGGTCATCATCGACATCACCAACGCCTTCAACTCCGACGCCACCAGGCTCACCACCGCTGCCGGCACCTCCATCGCGCAGGAGGTCGCCAAGGTCGCCCCCGCCGGCGCACACGTCGTGAAGGCGTTCAACACCGTTTTCGGCCACGTCCTGGCCCAGGGCCGCCCGCTGGACGTGCTCCTCGCCGGTGACGACGCCCAGGCCAAGGCAACCGTGTCGGCGTTCGTCAAGAGCCTCGGGCTGCGGCCGCTGGACACCGGCTCCCTGGAAATGGCGCGCTGGCTGGAGGGAACTGGCCTGTTGATGATGGGTCTGGGCCGCTACGGCGCAGGGAACTTCAACTTCACCCTCGGCGTCAACACGTCCGCCTGA
- a CDS encoding TetR/AcrR family transcriptional regulator: MAEQGRDAGDSRLTERGRATRERILRAAADMMRVRGVALTTLDDVRAASGTSKSQLYRHYPDKDALVRDVVALRAAEVLERQHQQLRRLNSFRGLERWRDALIERNALHNGAYGCPLGSLAGELADQDEEARQAIARHFATWEGLLAAGLARMRESGILVRDADTGKLATGLMAAVQGGYLLAQTAQDVAPMKIAIDMAIAHVKRYAAPAGQPAGDE, encoded by the coding sequence GTGGCAGAACAGGGGCGCGACGCAGGTGACAGCCGACTGACGGAGCGTGGGCGAGCGACTCGAGAGCGCATCCTCAGGGCAGCTGCCGACATGATGCGTGTCCGGGGTGTCGCTCTCACGACCCTTGACGACGTCAGAGCGGCCAGTGGAACGAGTAAGTCCCAGCTGTATCGCCATTACCCCGACAAGGACGCTCTGGTGCGGGACGTTGTGGCCCTACGGGCCGCGGAAGTGCTCGAACGTCAGCACCAGCAACTGCGGCGGCTCAACTCCTTCCGAGGGCTGGAACGCTGGCGCGATGCGCTCATCGAACGAAACGCGCTGCACAACGGCGCCTACGGCTGTCCGCTCGGCTCGCTGGCCGGCGAGCTGGCCGACCAGGACGAGGAGGCGCGCCAGGCGATCGCCCGCCACTTCGCCACCTGGGAGGGGCTGCTCGCGGCGGGGCTCGCGAGGATGAGGGAGTCGGGGATCCTGGTACGGGACGCCGATACGGGAAAGCTTGCCACCGGCCTGATGGCAGCCGTGCAGGGGGGCTACCTCCTGGCCCAGACCGCGCAGGACGTGGCGCCCATGAAGATCGCCATCGACATGGCGATCGCCCACGTCAAGAGATACGCCGCACCCGCCGGGCAGCCTGCCGGCGACGAGTGA
- a CDS encoding IlvD/Edd family dehydratase, whose translation MQLRSAQWYAGQDRNAYLHRAWMRRGVPDDAFTGRPQIAIANTASDLTPCNAHLNEVAASVRNGVYEAGGIPLDLPVVSLGETNVRPTAMLWRNMAAMATEEMLRANPIDGVVLLGGCDKTIPSLLMAAASVDLPAVVVPGGPMLNGSFRGKPLGCGTDVWRLSEEVRGGTLSQEDFTGSESAMIRSRGHCNTMGTASTMALVAEALGTVVPGVAGTPAPDSRLLQAAHGTGRLAVEMVGADRRPGAFLTKASFHNAIVALAAVGGSTNAVVHLLAIAGRLGIDLTLDDFDRIGSHVPVLVDLQPAGRFLMEDFHRAGGLLAVLREVRDLLDPGALTVTGRPLVDYLDTAAAWDADVIRPREQPLVTEGGIAVLRGNLAPDGALIKPAAASPHLLRHRGRAVVFDSIEDFHARVDDPGLDVDADSVLVLRGCGPKGYPGMPEVSNMPLPKKLLEQGVRDMVRICDGRMSGTAYGTVVLHVAPEAAAGGPLGLIRTGDIVSLDVEARRIDIDVPADELARRTPNKATLDGFAHPKRGWERLYVDHVQQAHAGADLDFLVGSSGSEVSRESH comes from the coding sequence GTGCAGCTTCGCAGCGCTCAGTGGTACGCGGGCCAGGATCGCAACGCCTACCTTCACCGGGCCTGGATGCGCCGCGGCGTACCGGACGACGCGTTCACCGGCCGCCCCCAGATCGCCATCGCCAACACCGCGTCCGACCTGACCCCCTGCAACGCCCACCTGAACGAGGTGGCCGCCTCGGTGCGCAACGGCGTGTACGAGGCCGGTGGCATCCCGCTCGACCTGCCCGTGGTGTCACTGGGGGAGACGAACGTGCGGCCCACCGCGATGCTGTGGCGGAACATGGCGGCGATGGCCACGGAGGAGATGCTGCGGGCCAACCCCATAGACGGCGTCGTGCTGTTGGGCGGCTGCGACAAGACCATTCCGTCGCTGCTGATGGCCGCCGCGTCGGTCGACCTGCCGGCGGTCGTCGTCCCCGGCGGACCGATGCTGAACGGCTCCTTCCGCGGCAAGCCGCTCGGCTGCGGCACCGATGTGTGGAGGTTGTCGGAGGAGGTCCGCGGCGGCACGCTCAGCCAGGAGGACTTCACCGGGTCCGAGTCGGCGATGATCCGCAGCCGGGGCCACTGCAACACCATGGGGACCGCCTCCACCATGGCCCTGGTCGCCGAGGCCCTCGGCACGGTCGTACCCGGCGTGGCCGGAACCCCCGCGCCCGACAGCCGGCTTCTGCAGGCCGCCCACGGAACGGGCCGCCTCGCCGTCGAGATGGTCGGCGCCGACCGCCGCCCCGGTGCCTTCCTCACCAAGGCGTCCTTCCACAACGCGATCGTCGCACTCGCGGCCGTCGGCGGCTCCACCAACGCCGTCGTCCACCTCCTCGCGATCGCCGGACGCCTCGGCATCGACCTCACCCTCGACGACTTCGACCGCATCGGCTCGCATGTCCCCGTCCTCGTCGACCTCCAGCCGGCCGGCCGGTTCCTCATGGAGGACTTCCACCGTGCCGGCGGTCTGCTCGCGGTCCTGCGTGAGGTGCGAGACCTCCTCGACCCGGGAGCACTCACCGTCACCGGCCGGCCGCTCGTCGACTACCTCGACACCGCCGCCGCCTGGGATGCAGACGTCATCCGTCCGCGCGAGCAACCGCTCGTCACGGAGGGCGGCATCGCCGTGCTTCGCGGCAACCTCGCCCCGGACGGCGCGCTCATCAAGCCCGCCGCCGCCTCACCACACCTCCTCCGCCATCGTGGCCGGGCCGTGGTCTTCGACTCCATCGAAGACTTCCACGCCCGCGTCGACGACCCCGGCCTGGACGTCGACGCGGACTCGGTACTCGTCCTGCGCGGCTGCGGGCCGAAGGGGTACCCGGGGATGCCCGAAGTCTCCAACATGCCTCTGCCCAAGAAGCTGTTGGAGCAGGGTGTACGGGACATGGTGCGGATCTGCGACGGCCGGATGAGCGGGACCGCGTACGGCACGGTGGTGCTCCACGTGGCGCCCGAGGCGGCGGCGGGCGGACCGCTCGGCCTCATACGCACCGGTGACATCGTCAGCCTCGACGTGGAGGCCCGCCGGATCGACATCGACGTCCCGGCCGACGAACTCGCCCGCCGCACCCCGAACAAGGCCACTCTCGACGGCTTCGCCCACCCGAAGCGGGGCTGGGAGCGCCTCTATGTCGACCATGTCCAACAGGCGCACGCCGGTGCCGATCTCGACTTCCTCGTCGGCTCCAGCGGCTCCGAGGTGAGCCGCGAGTCCCACTGA
- a CDS encoding IclR family transcriptional regulator — translation MGSDRVLAVLKELTRHSGGVSLEEMTRVIASPKPTVHRALQSLRRAGLADQDRHGHYLLGDEFVRMAFAHHEARPDHVRVRPVLEALAERFGETAHYAVLDGHEVVYRAKVDPPTGAVRLTSTVGGRNPAHATGVGKLLLAHALRTALDVETWIGDGALVRRTPRTRCTAAELHAEFESIRARGCALDDQENEPGVNCLALPVYATSATAPSGAVSVSALAYRTPLSTLVGAYDEIRCLLGPLGAPLQ, via the coding sequence GTGGGATCCGACCGGGTCCTCGCCGTGCTCAAGGAACTCACCCGTCACTCGGGCGGGGTGAGCCTGGAGGAGATGACGCGGGTGATCGCCAGCCCCAAGCCGACGGTGCACCGCGCGCTCCAGTCGCTGCGCCGGGCCGGTCTGGCCGACCAGGACCGGCACGGGCACTACCTGCTCGGGGACGAGTTCGTGCGCATGGCCTTCGCCCACCACGAGGCCCGCCCCGACCACGTGCGTGTACGCCCCGTCCTGGAGGCTCTGGCCGAGCGGTTCGGTGAGACCGCGCACTACGCGGTGCTCGACGGGCACGAGGTCGTCTACCGCGCCAAGGTCGACCCGCCCACCGGCGCCGTCCGCCTGACCTCCACGGTCGGCGGCCGCAACCCCGCGCACGCCACCGGTGTGGGCAAGCTGCTGCTCGCCCACGCGTTGCGCACCGCACTCGACGTCGAGACATGGATCGGCGACGGTGCGCTGGTGCGGCGGACCCCGAGGACACGCTGCACGGCCGCGGAGCTGCACGCGGAGTTCGAGTCCATCCGGGCACGCGGCTGCGCACTGGACGACCAGGAGAACGAGCCGGGCGTCAACTGCCTCGCCCTGCCGGTGTACGCGACCTCGGCGACGGCACCGTCCGGCGCCGTCAGTGTCAGCGCGCTGGCCTACCGCACCCCGCTGAGCACACTCGTCGGCGCCTACGACGAGATCCGCTGTCTCCTCGGCCCGTTGGGTGCCCCCCTCCAGTGA
- a CDS encoding TetR/AcrR family transcriptional regulator, with protein MPRPRSDDKRAAITAAATRIIAAQGLGAATAAIAKEAGVSNGSLFTYFDTKADLLNQLYLELKGEMGAAALGGAPAADARTQMLHMWSRWMDWATANPHKRRALAQLQVSDEITASTHESASRTMAGMREIMERSRANGPMRDAPATLVFALCNALAEATIDYIIGDPDRADEHTRSGFDALWRMIG; from the coding sequence ATGCCCAGGCCGAGGAGCGACGACAAACGCGCGGCGATCACGGCTGCCGCCACGCGGATCATCGCCGCCCAGGGACTGGGGGCGGCGACGGCGGCGATCGCGAAGGAGGCCGGCGTCTCGAACGGGTCGCTGTTCACCTACTTCGACACCAAGGCGGATCTGCTGAACCAGCTCTACCTGGAGCTGAAGGGGGAGATGGGGGCAGCCGCACTCGGCGGCGCGCCCGCGGCCGACGCGCGCACCCAGATGCTGCACATGTGGTCGCGATGGATGGACTGGGCGACGGCCAATCCCCACAAGCGCCGCGCACTGGCGCAGCTCCAGGTCTCCGACGAGATCACGGCCTCCACCCATGAGTCCGCGAGCCGGACCATGGCGGGCATGCGGGAGATCATGGAGCGCAGCCGGGCGAACGGCCCGATGCGCGACGCCCCGGCGACTTTGGTGTTCGCGCTGTGCAACGCACTGGCCGAGGCCACCATCGACTACATCATCGGCGATCCGGACCGCGCCGACGAGCACACGCGGTCCGGTTTCGACGCGCTCTGGCGCATGATCGGCTGA
- a CDS encoding SDR family NAD(P)-dependent oxidoreductase, which produces MNDKAYVITGPTSGFGRRTALELAEHGTVVLVGRDAAKLDAVRERVEGSGGEAVTVVCDLSDLTSVRRAAAQVIELGLPITGVLNNAGIFPNRPGTNALGWDIAYGTNHIGPFVFTETLVPHLEDGTQVVFVVSAVEDPERRPATMSGFRGARYISAEASARGEWEPGGSKLPGGDAYATTKQCNLATVLAFARETPRLRFNAIEPGFAPGTNLGRDANLFLRLLSKYVLSALAPLVKYWTNPGTAARVITRILTDESDASGIYYDEKGRPMRGSTQVHDPAFNARVVAETRALLATVPA; this is translated from the coding sequence ATGAACGACAAGGCTTACGTCATCACCGGCCCGACCTCCGGCTTCGGCCGCCGCACCGCCCTCGAACTGGCCGAGCACGGCACCGTCGTGCTGGTCGGGCGCGACGCCGCCAAGCTCGACGCCGTACGCGAACGCGTCGAAGGCAGCGGCGGAGAGGCCGTGACCGTCGTCTGCGACCTCTCGGACCTGACGAGTGTGCGACGCGCCGCCGCCCAGGTCATCGAGCTCGGTCTCCCGATCACGGGTGTACTCAACAACGCCGGCATCTTCCCCAACCGCCCCGGCACCAACGCCCTCGGCTGGGACATCGCCTACGGGACCAACCACATCGGGCCCTTCGTGTTCACGGAGACGCTCGTGCCCCACCTCGAAGACGGCACGCAGGTGGTGTTCGTCGTCTCGGCGGTGGAGGATCCGGAGCGCAGGCCCGCCACCATGTCCGGTTTCCGTGGCGCCCGGTACATCTCCGCCGAGGCGAGCGCCCGTGGCGAATGGGAGCCCGGCGGCTCGAAACTGCCCGGCGGAGACGCCTACGCCACGACCAAGCAGTGCAACCTGGCAACGGTCCTCGCCTTCGCCCGCGAGACACCCCGCCTGCGGTTCAACGCCATCGAGCCCGGCTTCGCCCCCGGCACGAATCTCGGCCGTGACGCCAACCTGTTCCTGCGTCTGCTGTCGAAGTACGTGCTCTCGGCACTGGCCCCGCTCGTCAAGTACTGGACCAACCCGGGCACCGCTGCCCGCGTGATCACCCGGATACTCACCGACGAGTCGGACGCCAGCGGCATCTACTACGACGAGAAGGGACGCCCCATGCGGGGTTCCACACAGGTGCACGACCCGGCGTTCAATGCGCGGGTGGTCGCCGAGACCCGCGCGCTACTGGCGACGGTTCCCGCCTGA
- a CDS encoding LacI family DNA-binding transcriptional regulator, translating to MTSAEGKHTTGTGRPTSRDVARLAGVSHTAVSFVFNGRAEGNLSPATQERIRLAAAELGYRPDPVARGLRRRRTAVIGLVTDEIASSPFAGQLLRGAMETAWASEHLVLTIDSGGDPAKEDAAVAELLDRRVDGIIYAAMSLRRVRVPEGLHRTHSVLANCLPQDDSLVAVIPAERAGGRTAARLLLDNGHRRIAHIGGLDDIASVERLRGFRDTLRAEGITVPKEWVLRTGGEIAGGYDGALRLLDDTDPARRPTAVFCYNDRVAAGVLHAATRLGLAVPAELSVIGYDDQEHMAAFLTPSLTTVALPHRGMGESAVQLLLDAITTGRTPAATVRRLACPLVPRSSVGPVPLV from the coding sequence ATGACGAGCGCCGAGGGCAAACACACGACGGGAACGGGGCGTCCCACCTCGCGGGACGTCGCCCGGCTCGCCGGGGTGTCGCACACCGCCGTCTCCTTCGTCTTCAACGGCCGCGCCGAGGGCAACCTCTCCCCCGCCACCCAGGAACGCATCCGGCTCGCCGCCGCGGAGCTCGGCTACCGGCCCGACCCCGTCGCCCGCGGTCTGCGCCGTCGCCGTACGGCCGTGATCGGGCTGGTCACCGACGAGATCGCGTCCTCCCCGTTCGCGGGTCAACTGCTGCGCGGCGCGATGGAAACGGCCTGGGCGAGCGAACACCTCGTGCTCACCATCGACTCCGGCGGCGACCCCGCCAAGGAGGACGCGGCCGTCGCCGAACTGCTGGACCGGCGGGTGGACGGCATCATCTACGCCGCCATGTCGTTGCGCCGAGTCCGTGTCCCCGAGGGGCTGCACCGTACCCACTCCGTCCTCGCCAACTGCCTGCCGCAGGACGACTCCCTGGTCGCCGTCATCCCCGCCGAGCGGGCCGGCGGCCGTACGGCGGCCCGGCTGCTGCTCGACAACGGGCACCGCAGGATCGCCCACATAGGAGGGCTCGACGACATCGCGTCCGTGGAGCGGCTGCGTGGCTTCCGCGACACCCTGCGCGCCGAGGGGATCACCGTCCCCAAGGAGTGGGTGCTGCGCACCGGTGGAGAGATCGCCGGCGGCTACGACGGCGCCCTGCGACTGCTGGACGACACGGATCCGGCCCGCCGTCCCACTGCCGTCTTCTGCTACAACGACCGGGTCGCGGCGGGCGTTCTGCACGCCGCGACCCGGCTCGGCCTCGCCGTTCCCGCCGAGCTGTCGGTGATCGGTTATGACGACCAGGAGCACATGGCCGCCTTTCTCACGCCGTCCCTCACCACGGTCGCCCTGCCGCACCGCGGGATGGGCGAGTCCGCCGTCCAGCTTCTCCTCGACGCCATCACCACCGGCCGCACCCCGGCGGCCACGGTCCGTCGCCTGGCCTGCCCGCTGGTGCCCCGGTCGTCGGTGGGCCCGGTCCCGTTGGTGTGA